In Deltaproteobacteria bacterium, the DNA window ATCCAGAAAGAGGCTATTGATCTGATCGATGAAGCCATGGCCGGCTCCCGGATGCTGGGTCTGATTTTGTCCAAAAAACCGGATCCAGGTTCTAAACACACGGCAGAGGATCTGTACCGCATCGGTACCGTGGCCGTGATTCTGAAAATGTCCAAGATGGAAGATGAAAAAGCCCAGCTGCTCATCCAGGGTCTGAACCGGTTCAAAACGGTTC includes these proteins:
- a CDS encoding endopeptidase La, which translates into the protein MDDIRHSTAAISTNDIPDTIPILPIVDTNLFPKMVLPLVLIQKEAIDLIDEAMAGSRMLGLILSKKPDPGSKHTAEDLYRIGTVAVILKMSKMEDEKAQLLIQGLNRFKTV